Proteins from a genomic interval of Colias croceus chromosome 2, ilColCroc2.1:
- the LOC123703253 gene encoding small G protein signaling modulator 3 homolog, with product MDLAKSLFSSRDHVGYVGREEHERKISAALADDDPEDVIDAIRGMNVADELLPAPGGPFSALTASMVPQDIMAKLAQPESEGHGGLPDYRFDEFGFCVDEEDGPEQSSNKLLASAFVEDDQHRLQWEFYSKEINFSEQESKMVKTEKLQNMVKDGIPHSLRPQVWMHLCGANRKRATTEITYHEIVRASSDDGLVTSKQIEKDLVQILPNNVCFSHPTSTGVPRLRRILRALAWLYPDIGYCQGTGMIAASLLLLMEEEEAFWIMCTTVEDLLPASYYSSTLIGIQADQKVLRSLISSYLPGIDQVLNAHDIELSLITMHWFLTLYANVVHMKILLRVWDLFFLDGSIVLFKVTLAMLKIKENRFTEISNSAQIFNALSDIPGEIDDVELLIKTIDEVCGETLSPALIETHRRRHLAYLMADQGALVGNPSVVPNLPKQQLQRRQIKRNKSVIQTILFGDDSNNEDAVSKNVKQTEILVDLREAILQVARHFLALEPQLASEVQLTADYTMQSHATDRERYVNVSRSKRRRAKALLDFERRDGDELGFRKNDVIEVISSRDEHCWIGELNGLRGWFPARFVKLLDEKGVKYSRAGDDSVTEKAAHLVRGVLAPAFKRVLLHGIKRPSFLDGPCHPWLFIEEASSREVEKDFNSVYSRLVLCKTYRLDEDGKVLTPEELLYRCVQAINLSHDNAHAQMDVKLRTLICMGLNEEALHLWLEVLCSCVDVVQKWYHPWSFINSPGWVQIKCELRILSQFGFNLNPEWELPLKKDTQNQPLKEGVRDMLVKHHLFSWDL from the coding sequence ATGGATTTAGCGAAATCTTTATTTAGTTCGCGTGATCACGTCGGGTATGTGGGCCGTGAAGAGCATGAACGTAAAATTAGTGCTGCCTTAGCAGATGACGACCCAGAAGATGTAATCGATGCTATTCGTGGTATGAACGTTGCTGACGAACTATTGCCAGCACCCGGAGGTCCGTTCTCAGCGCTTACAGCTAGCATGGTACCGCAGGATATCATGGCTAAACTCGCACAACCAGAATCAGAAGGTCACGGAGGACTGCCCGACTACAGGTTTGACGAATTCGGCTTTTGTGTGGATGAAGAAGATGGACCAGAACAAAGTTCCAACAAACTACTTGCATCTGCATTTGTGGAGGATGACCAACACCGTCTCCAATGGGAATTTTATAGTAAGGAGATTAATTTTTCGGAACAAGAAAGTAAAATGGTAAAAACTGAGAAGTTGCAAAATATGGTGAAAGATGGAATACCACATTCCCTCAGGCCTCAAGTGTGGATGCATCTGTGTGGTGCTAATAGGAAGAGAGCTACAACTGAAATTACATATCATGAAATTGTGAGGGCATCCAGTGATGACGGTTTGGTAACAAGTAAACAAATAGAAAAAGATCTGGTACAAATATTACCTAACAATGTTTGCTTTTCACATCCAACTAGCACTGGTGTGCCCCGCTTACGTAGAATATTAAGAGCTCTAGCTTGGCTCTACCCTGATATTGGTTATTGCCAGGGTACAGGAATGATTGCTGCATCCCTATTACTTCTTATGGAAGAAGAAGAAGCGTTTTGGATTATGTGTACCACTGTGGAAGACCTCTTGCCAGCATCATATTATTCCTCAACATTGATTGGTATACAAGCTGATCAGAAGGTTCTCAGAAGCCTTATATCTTCATATCTTCCTGGGATTGACCAAGTATTGAACGCACATGACATTGAACTATCTCTCATCACTATGCACTGGTTTTTGACTCTTTATGCAAATGTTGTacatatgaaaattttacttaGAGTTTGGGATCTCTTCTTTCTTGATGGTTCCATAGTTCTCTTTAAAGTAACATTGGCTATGTTAAAGATTAAAGAGAATAGATTCACAGAAATATCAAACTCAGCTCAAATATTTAATGCATTGTCTGATATCCCTGGAGAAATAGATGATGTGGAATTACTGATAAAAACAATTGATGAGGTTTGTGGTGAGACTTTAAGCCCTGCACTAATAGAAACACACCGCAGGCGACATTTAGCTTATCTGATGGCAGATCAAGGAGCTTTAGTGGGTAACCCCAGTGTTGTCCCCAATCTTCCAAAACAACAACTCCAAAGACGCCAAATAAAGAGAAATAAATCAGTCATTCAGACTATTCTATTTGGAGATGACAGTAACAATGAGGATGCAGTATCAAAGAATGTAAAGCAAACAGAAATTCTTGTTGATCTTCGAGAGGCAATCTTGCAAGTTGCTAGACACTTCCTTGCTCTTGAACCACAATTGGCATCAGAAGTCCAGCTTACTGCTGACTATACTATGCAAAGCCATGCAACAGACAGAGAAAGGTATGTCAATGTTTCACGTAGTAAAAGAAGAAGGGCTAAAGCTTTATTGGATTTTGAGAGAAGAGATGGTGATGAACTGGGTTTCAGGAAGAATGATGTGATAGAAGTCATTAGTTCCAGAGATGAGCACTGTTGGATTGGAGAGTTAAATGGCCTAAGAGGATGGTTTCCTGCAAGATTTGTAAAACTTTTGGATGAGAAAGGAGTAAAGTACAGCCGTGCTGGAGATGACTCAGTGACCGAAAAGGCCGCACATTTGGTAAGAGGTGTCTTAGCTCCAGCTTTCAAAAGAGTTTTATTACATGGAATAAAAAGACCAAGCTTTTTAGATGGGCCATGCCACCCTTGGTTATTTATAGAAGAGGCATCATCAAGAGAAGTTGAAAAAGATTTTAATTCTGTCTATAGCCGCCtagttttatgtaaaacataTAGATTAGATGAAGATGGTAAAGTTTTGACTCCAGAAGAATTACTTTATAGGTGTGTACAAGCAATAAATCTTTCCCATGACAATGCTCATGCACAAATGGATGTCAAATTGCGTACATTAATTTGTATGGGATTAAATGAAGAAGCTTTGCATTTATGGCTTGAAGTTTTGTGCTCATGTGTGGATGTAGTACAGAAATGGTATCACCCATGGTCATTCATTAACTCACCTGGATGGGTGCAGATTAAATGTGAACTTCGAATCTTATCTCAATTTGGTTTCAATTTGAATCCGGAATGGGAATTGCCTTTAAAGAAAGATACACAGAATCAACCTTTAAAAGAAGGTGTGAGAGATATGCTTGTTaaacatcatttattttcatggGACCTGTAG
- the LOC123704257 gene encoding 60S ribosomal protein L10a: MSKVSRDTLYECVNAVLQSSKDKKRNFLETVELQIGLKNYDPQKDKRFSGTVKLKYIPRPKMQVCVLGDQQHCDEAKTLSVPCMDAEALKKLNKNKKLVKKLAKKYDAFLASESLIKQIPRLLGPGLNKAGKFPGLLSHQESMTQKIDEVKATIKFQMKKVLCLSVAVGHVDMNADELAQNVHLSINFLVSLLKKHWQNVRSLHMKSTMGPPQRLY, encoded by the exons AT GTCGAAGGTATCTCGTGATACCCTTTACGAGTGCGTAAATGCCGTTTTACAATCCTCCAAAGACAAGAAGCGTAACTTTTTGGAGACTGTTGAGCTCCAAATCGGTCTGAAGAACTATGACCCACAGAAGGACAAGCGTTTCTCCGGCACCGTCAA GCTAAAGTACATTCCCAGGCCAAAGATGCAAGTGTGTGTGTTGGGTGACCAGCAACATTGTGACGAGGCGAAGACCCTCAGTGTACCCTGCATGGATGCCGAGGCTTTGAAAAAGCTTAACAAGAACAAGAAGCTTGTCAAGAAACTAGCAAAGAA GTACGATGCCTTCCTTGCCTCAGAGTCTCTCATCAAACAGATCCCACGTCTCTTGGGACCCGGTCTCAACAAGGCTGGCAAGTTCCCTGGTCTCCTCTCCCACCAGGAGTCCATGACGCAGAAGATTGATGAGGTTAAGGCCACCATCAAGTTCCAGATGAAGAag GTACTTTGCCTTTCTGTAGCGGTTGGTCACGTAGACATGAATGCTGATGAGCTCGCACAAAACGTCCATTTGTCTATTAACTTCTTAGTTTCTCTGCTCAAAAAGCACTGGCAGAATGTGAGGTCGCTCCACATGAAGTCAACTATGGGACCACCCCAGAGATTGTACTAA
- the LOC123701860 gene encoding Fanconi anemia group D2 protein: protein MSLKRNSQNKNEQSLSQYKKRKGNKSYLETVLEESGLILSSPPEKCIASQETVHIIRNIKKNLQKHINYPCNVSEFFTDLQKECNDLNVFKHYLYPNIVRTSSENGELVINDSVIKILLNIPILQVKLIDHIFEKAIDLAADSKCGPWIQMILKSFSTLDNLTDSEKISTNLINLLDIASEKMVRLEIITAIPDIIGDQEHDNIATEMSRILSEDHDLIPAILDCLSYLCLSDDQYEQLQRKTLSILTGLSKCNYFANFVKFLLIPGRMTESQYIEVTFNLRNALGWSTSIAKLQDIASSQVLTAAAIRNSIVSSKNIANAWMKVVSNCKDSNDHKPIDFIILLILYTTSEERQKQVELLLNKHIKLNILKDELIDDAFDKFKPILDVNLRYLINLSNCLLKTKSNPVIQTFATHIYTLMFSKLEECRQTIVAELLQLGLDCKQSMMNILLILNNVALKDVTILKPQCIQMLTLLDRMDDMSLPEIRATMNLLCCLAYTCENSVIRDDIHMIIRKELGSSNPTIKLQGVISGIHAVKYLMATKSDDEQSLELPDDVSYSSVHHLADGNLREAAQIIELISRSTRQFPDMIVFFYDELCKVVQPANDMNRNFLAWLTDAVTNDLQQNFIVDNLENNRFGEIKLTMQHCLNSDSEIEETIAINIGGLVLQQRDDVNICLLPPLFQLVQTLHLRHHQGNLSSIDALLGCPIIMPVFDIDLLDDMDSQNIQIQLDCLYYCVNWIRELINAFASQNDPALKPKIFVRITQAQQLEDLIGKILISTNITYNFPNNSFSLNDREQGDKRQIKSNKNSKMKSQKTVNQDETILPETGRTQVSQNNKPLKNNIDLISNVNFRPLSFGIINVVKNDLTEDDDIKDDDAEITICILKYVLKNVCVNIEPVLISKIKQQTFLSKPNNSDVYDKAKAEEYAKSISTILPNIVNHLKCIASYLDAHTTADTQNDSGFMYTSKMIDFVICLEYIFNMCTVYFKWMGFKHSNIPLLKTSLRTFVTVEHENTVSLKDLLLQVTKFLQKHEKYCLQLSTAVSLIEFLKALQEYSTNSTILKILRETAENFLSKEWKTPDGVLERGLLFNQSIDSLAKVFLINNELLELKKITISLTRDIEYLTNRNSALPCYKSINKANFAIFYRNLGTALNKLTKDRLNDGLTNSEHLGLWKDVTFILKCMADIAKTLDNRNNLSAFFKKSLPMIKLFLSHGIPILEIQFKNETQEVLEILKTLQQSTRFLQSLCCHSRLKKDSALMGKVPYVRQMLETLIYKVKAALTANNCSEAFWMGNLKNKNIHGEVIATQQSVESEESVEDCDEQLPEDEDSDDTDDEMLNPDSKSLSDIV, encoded by the coding sequence ATGAGCTTAAAACGAAAttctcaaaataaaaatgaacagTCTTTAAGTCAATATAAAAAGCGTAAAGGTAATAAAAGTTACTTGGAAACCGTTTTAGAAGAGAGCGGTCTGATTTTGTCATCGCCTCCAGAAAAATGTATTGCTTCGCAGGAAACTGTACATATCATACGTAACATAAAGAAGAATCTCCAAAAACATATTAACTATCCATGTAACGTATCAGAATTTTTTACTGACTTACAGAAAGAATGTAATGATTTAAATGTATTCAAGCATTATTTATATCCTAATATTGTAAGAACTTCTTCTGAAAACGGTGAACTTGTAATAAATGATAGTGTAATTAAGATTCTCTTGAATATTCCCATTTTACAAGTGAAACTTATAGACCACATCTTTGAGAAAGCAATTGATTTAGCTGCAGATTCAAAATGTGGACCGTGGATTCAAATGATATTGAAAAGTTTCTCTACTTTAGATAACTTAACAGATAGTGAGAAAATATCCACAAACCTTATTAATTTGCTAGACATTGCATCAGAAAAGATGGTTAGACTTGAAATTATTACTGCTATACCAGATATAATTGGAGATCAGGAACATGACAATATCGCTACAGAAATGAGCAGAATTTTATCAGAAGACCATGATCTTATTCCTGCAATATTAGACTGCTTATCATACCTTTGTTTATCTGATGATCAATATGAACAATTGCAAAGGAAAACTTTAAGTATTTTAACTGGCTTATCAAAGTGTAACTATTTTGCAaactttgtaaaatttttacttATACCTGGTCGTATGACGGAGAGTCAATATATAGAAGTTACTTTTAATTTGAGAAATGCACTAGGTTGGTCTACATCTATTGCAAAGCTACAAGATATTGCATCCAGCCAAGTACTTACTGCTGCTGCAATAAGAAACAGCATTGTTTCATCAAAAAATATAGCAAATGCATGGATGAAAGTTGTGTCAAATTGTAAAGATAGTAATGATCACAAGCctattgattttataatcTTGTTGATTTTATATACAACTTCAGAAGAGAGACAGAAACAAGTGGAATTGCTGCTGAATaagcatataaaattaaatattctaaagGATGAATTGATAGATGATGCATTTGATAAGTTTAAGCCTATATTGGACGTTAATTTAAGATATCTCATAAACCTTTCAAATTgtcttttaaaaacaaaatcaaaccCAGTGATACAGACTTTTGCAACACATATTTACACTTTAATGTTTTCAAAACTGGAAGAATGTAGACAGACAATAGTTGCGGAACTTCTGCAATTGGGTTTGGATTGTAAACAGAGTATGATGAACATTTTGTTAATTCTAAATAATGTTGCATTAAAAGATGTTACTATACTAAAACCACAATGCATACAAATGCTGACTCTGTTAGATAGAATGGATGACATGAGCTTACCAGAAATAAGGGCTACCATGAACTTACTCTGTTGCCTTGCATATACTTGTGAAAATTCTGTGATTAGAGATGACATTCATATGATTATAAGAAAAGAATTGGGTAGTTCAAATCCTACAATAAAATTGCAAGGTGTTATTTCTGGAATACATGCAGTTAAATACTTAATGGCAACCAAAAGTGATGATGAGCAAAGCTTAGAATTACCAGATGATGTCAGCTATAGTTCTGTACACCACTTAGCCGATGGCAACTTGAGAGAGGCAGCTCAAATTATAGAGCTCATAAGTAGAAGTACAAGGCAATTCCCTGATATGATTGTTTTTTTCTATGATGAACTCTGCAAGGTGGTTCAACCTGCTAATGATATGAATAGAAATTTCTTAGCATGGCTAACTGATGCTGTGACCAATgatttacaacaaaattttatagtgGACAATCTAGAAAATAATAGATTTGGAGAAATTAAACTGACCATGCAACATTGCCTTAATTCTGATAGTGAAATTGAAGAGACAATTGCTATAAATATTGGTGGATTAGTTTTGCAACAAAGAGATGATGTCAATATTTGTCTTTTGCCACCCTTATTTCAACTTGTTCAAACTTTACATTTAAGACACCATCAGGGTAATCTATCAAGTATTGATGCACTACTTGGCTGTCCAATTATAATGCCAGTTTTTGACATTGATTTGTTAGATGATATGGATagtcaaaatattcaaattcaactcgattgtttgtattattgtGTAAATTGGATAAGAGAGCTTATTAACGCTTTTGCATCTCAAAATGATCCCGCACTGAAgcctaaaatatttgttagaATAACACAAGCTCAACAGTTAGAAGATTTGATTGGGAAAATTCTTATTTCAACTAATATAACATATAATTTCCCTAATAATTCATTCAGTTTGAATGATAGAGAACAAGGAGATAAAAGACAAATTAAAAGCAACAAAAATAGTAAGatgaaatcgcaaaaaacaGTTAATCAAGATGAAACTATTCTCCCTGAAACTGGAAGAACCCAAGTAAGCCAAAATAATAAGCcactcaaaaataatattgatttaataagtAACGTCAATTTCAGACCCCTAAGTTTCGGTATCATCAATGTAGTCAAAAATGATTTGACTGAAGATGATGATATTAAAGACGATGATGCGGAAATAACGATTTGTATccttaaatatgttttaaaaaacgtTTGCGTCAATATTGAACCAGTTTtgatttctaaaataaaacagcaaACCTTTTTATCAAAACCTAATAACAGTGATGTATATGATAAGGCTAAAGCGGAAGAATATGCAAAGAGCATAAGCACAATTTTGCCAAATATcgtaaatcatttaaaatgtattgcatcTTACTTAGATGCTCATACCACAGCAGATACTCAAAATGATAGTGGATTTATGTATACGTCGAAGATGATTGATTTTGTTATTTGCTTGGAATATATCTTTAATATGTGTAcggtatattttaaatggatGGGATTTAAACATAGCAATATTCCGTTATTGAAAACGTCATTACGAACTTTTGTTACTGTGGAGCACGAAAATACAGTCTCTCtgaaagatttattattacaggTTACTaagtttttacaaaaacatgaGAAATACTGTCTTCAACTTTCAACCGCTGTTTCGTTAATAGAATTTCTGAAAGCCCTGCAAGAGTATTCCACTAATTCTAccattttgaagattttaagAGAGACTGCGGAAAATTTCTTGTCCAAGGAATGGAAAACTCCCGATGGTGTTTTAGAGAGgggtttattatttaatcaaagTATTGATAGTCTagcaaaagtatttttaattaataatgaactgttagaacttaaaaaaataacaatttctcTAACAAGAGATATAGAGTATTTAACGAACCGCAACAGCGCGTTACCttgttataaaagtataaataaagcaAACTTTgccattttttatagaaacttGGGTACTGCTctgaataaattaacaaaagatCGATTAAATGATGGCTTGACCAATTCGGAACATTTAGGATTATGGAAAGATGTAACATTTATTCTTAAGTGTATGGCGGATATAGCGAAAACTTTAGACAATAGAAATAATCTATCGGCCTTTTTTAAGAAATCTTTGcctatgataaaattattcttgTCTCACGGAATACCAATACttgaaatacaatttaaaaacgaGACACAAGAAGTtctagaaatattaaaaactctaCAACAATCAACAAGATTTCTACAGTCGCTATGTTGTCATTCTCGGTTAAAGAAAGATTCTGCATTAATGGGCAAAGTCCCTTACGTGAGACAAATGCTCGAAACGTTAATATATAAAGTTAAAGCGGcattaactgcgaataattgtTCTGAAGCTTTTTGGATGGGTaatcttaaaaacaaaaatattcatggTGAAGTTATAGCAACTCAACAAAGCGTTGAAAGTGAAGAGTCTGTTGAAGACTGTGATGAACAATTACCTGAAGACGAAGATAGTGATGATACAGATGATGAAATGCTTAATCCTGATTCTAAAAGTTTAAgtgatattgtataa
- the LOC123701868 gene encoding 28S ribosomal protein S14, mitochondrial, whose translation MNFSSVANFGKYIWKTQDIPGFGFQQLRNKWANRWMIRDVKRRRLCAEHFLERTRINALRKNTILPVEVREIADKEINKFELNATPLRINNRCAVTSRPRGVVKEWRLSRIVWRHLADYNKLSGVQRAMWG comes from the exons atgaattttagtAGTGTTGCAAATTTTGGTAAATACATTTGGAAGACACAGGATATTCCTGGCTTTGGA tttcAACAACTTAGAAATAAATGGGCAAATCGTTGGATGATCCGTGATGTTAAACGACGTCGTTTATGTGCCGAACACTTTTTAGAACGGACAAGAATTAATGCTTTGAGAAAGAATACCATTCTACCTGTGGAAGTTAGGGAAATAGcagataaagaaataaataagttcGAGTTGAATGCTACTCCTCTAAGGATCAACAACAGATGTGCTGTTACCTCAAG gcCTCGTGGAGTTGTAAAAGAATGGAGATTGAGTCGTATTGTGTGGAGACACCTCGCTGACTACAACAAATTATCTGGTGTCCAGAGAGCCATGTGgggttaa
- the LOC123704632 gene encoding uncharacterized protein LOC123704632: MEFFGHTLFGPQNYIRDTMRDDYIEPTTKEQADQIIEFIKLNQNPKRQGPDLDAIKVIDCYIGRVNGFAYGSSIRFKKMKRKGVIKPVGPAEMYRLPPVTSIEYGWFLHDPELASTSWYKTHPRHPQPASPNTLILDVVRKNNKYATLF, from the exons ATGGAATTTTTTGGCCATACACTATTTGGACCGCAAAACTACATAAGAGATACAATGAGGGATGATTACATCGAGCCGACTACAAAAGAACAAGCAGATCaaataatagaatttattaaattaaatcagaaTCCGAAACGACAG ggTCCAGATCTGGATGCCATAAAAGTGATAGATTGTTACATTGGGAGAGTAAATGGATTTGCTTACGGATCGTCCATCCGATTTAAAAAGATGAAACGAAAAGGAGTTATTAAACCTGTCGGACCAGCTGAAATGTACAGATTACCGCCAGTGACTTCTATTGAG TATGGTTGGTTTTTGCATGATCCTGAATTGGCTTCAACATCATGGTACAAAACACATCCCAGACATCCTCAACCAGCTTCTCCAAATACTTTAATTCTTGATGTTGTacgcaaaaataataaatatgcgaCTCTGTTCTAA
- the LOC123701747 gene encoding phospholipid phosphatase 6 isoform X1 — protein MDMFGEEDKRKVPEMLQKILRYDIQITKKFVENAQRVTALRSLANHSKFLELSCHGIVWLAGWLTFIWLFNNSELYQLQVNMLIGLILDIIVIAVTKAFVRRRRPIPMNKMIPGNPDKYSFPSGHASRAVLIAFILMVVDPISIIFYPPLVAWVTSVAISRVLAERHYFLDIFGGIGIGILEGLLMSILWLSQSSSTSILNSLSDEKRDGGEFHV, from the exons ATGGACATG tTTGGTGAAGAAGACAAAAGGAAAGTTCCAGagatgttacaaaaaatattgagatATGAcatacagataacaaaaaagtttgtGGAGAATGCACAAAGGGTTACTGCTCTAAGGTCACTTGCTAATCACTCCAAATTTTTAGAg CTATCATGCCATGGGATAGTGTGGCTCGCCGGTTGGCTCACATTTATTTGGCTTTTTAACAATAGTGAGCTGTATCAACTGCAAGTTAATATGttaatag gtcttattttagatattattgtaatagcAGTAACAAAAGCATTTGTTAGAAGACGTAGGCCAATACCCATGAACAAAATGATACCTGGTAACCCTGATAAGTACTCTTTTCCATCTGGTCACGCAAGCCGAGCTGTTTTAATTGCATTTATATTGATGGTTGTGGATCCTAtctctattatattttatccacCACTAGTAGCCTGGGTCACTTCAGTGGCAATATCAAGAGTTCTAGCAGAAAGGCACTACTTTTTGGACATATTTGGCGGCATTGGTATTGGGATTTTAGAAGGTCTACTCATGAGTATTCTATGGCTTTCTCAAAGTTCATCAACAAGCATTTTGAATTCATTATCAGATGAAAAACGAGATGGCGGAGAATTTCATGTTTAA
- the LOC123701747 gene encoding phospholipid phosphatase 6 isoform X2 produces MLQKILRYDIQITKKFVENAQRVTALRSLANHSKFLELSCHGIVWLAGWLTFIWLFNNSELYQLQVNMLIGLILDIIVIAVTKAFVRRRRPIPMNKMIPGNPDKYSFPSGHASRAVLIAFILMVVDPISIIFYPPLVAWVTSVAISRVLAERHYFLDIFGGIGIGILEGLLMSILWLSQSSSTSILNSLSDEKRDGGEFHV; encoded by the exons atgttacaaaaaatattgagatATGAcatacagataacaaaaaagtttgtGGAGAATGCACAAAGGGTTACTGCTCTAAGGTCACTTGCTAATCACTCCAAATTTTTAGAg CTATCATGCCATGGGATAGTGTGGCTCGCCGGTTGGCTCACATTTATTTGGCTTTTTAACAATAGTGAGCTGTATCAACTGCAAGTTAATATGttaatag gtcttattttagatattattgtaatagcAGTAACAAAAGCATTTGTTAGAAGACGTAGGCCAATACCCATGAACAAAATGATACCTGGTAACCCTGATAAGTACTCTTTTCCATCTGGTCACGCAAGCCGAGCTGTTTTAATTGCATTTATATTGATGGTTGTGGATCCTAtctctattatattttatccacCACTAGTAGCCTGGGTCACTTCAGTGGCAATATCAAGAGTTCTAGCAGAAAGGCACTACTTTTTGGACATATTTGGCGGCATTGGTATTGGGATTTTAGAAGGTCTACTCATGAGTATTCTATGGCTTTCTCAAAGTTCATCAACAAGCATTTTGAATTCATTATCAGATGAAAAACGAGATGGCGGAGAATTTCATGTTTAA
- the LOC123701876 gene encoding 60S acidic ribosomal protein P1, which yields MASKAELACVYSSLILVDDDVAVTGEKISTILKAAGVDVEPYWPGLFAKALEGVNVRDLITNIGSGVGSAPAAGGAPAAAAAAPAAEAAKEEKKEEEPEESDDDMGFGLFD from the exons atggCATCAAAGGCTGAATTAGCTTGTGTATACTCTTCCCTCATCCTGGTTGACGATGATGTCGCCGTAACT GGTGAGAAGATTTCGACCATCTTGAAGGCTGCGGGTGTCGATGTGGAGCCCTACTGGCCGGGTCTTTTCGCTAAGGCCCTCGAAGGCGTAAATGTACGTGATTTGATCACGAACATCGGATCTGGCGTAGGATCTGCGCCAGCCGCCGGTGGCGCGCCTGCTGCCGCCGCCGCGGCGCCCGCTGCTGAAGCTGCCAAGGAAGAAAAGAAGGAAGAAGAACCCGAGGAATCTGACGATGACATGGGCTTCG GTCTGTTTGACTAA